A genome region from Tolypothrix sp. PCC 7712 includes the following:
- a CDS encoding ATP-binding sensor histidine kinase, whose amino-acid sequence MTRESDKFSHINGYEFVAKLYQGYKSEVYRAIRVADQQAVVIKILRLEFPSFNELLQFRNQYTIAKHLDTPGIVCPLSLEAYRNSYALVMEDSGGISLKEYTSNQPLALIEFLQIALQLTEIIDYLYQNRVIHKDIKPANILIHPKTQEVKLIDFSIASLLPRETQTMISPNVLEGTLAYLSPEQTGRMNRGIDYRSDFYSLGVTFFELLTGKLPFNSHEPMELVHCHIAKQPPLVNEINPAIPLVLGEIVSKLMAKNAEDRYQSGLGLKYDLQKCLAQLNATGKIAYFDIGKRDICDRFIIPEKLYGRETEVQTLLSAFDRVANNNSELMLVAGFSGTGKTAVVNEIHKPIVKQHGYFIKGKFDQFNRNVPFSAFVQALRDLMGQLLTESDSQLQQWKTQILSALGDNGQVIIEVIPELEEIIGTQPPVPELSGNAAQNRFNLLFQKFISTFTIPEHPLVIFLDDLQWADLASLKLMQLLMSEANRGYLLIIGAYRDNEVSPIHPLSLTLFEIIKTKATVNTITLSPLNKSDINLLIADTLSCTEEIALPLTELVYKKTKGNPFFNNQFLKKLYEDGLITFNFELGYWQCDIAEVTALALTDDVVEFMAIQLQKLPQATQDILKLAACIGNRFDLNTLAIIYQHSQIETAADLWKALQEGVILPNSEVYKFYQETGKDSDSQPFANASFQVPTYRFLHDRVQQASYSLIPENQKQTTHLSIGQLLLKNTDDADLENRIFNIVNQLNLGIDLIVEQNQKNQLAQLNLIAGNRAKSSTAYAAAVSYFSIAMKLLAADSWDSEYDLTLGLYESAAESEYLNTNFDASKKLIDITLQHAKTALEKVKVYEIQIQSYTAQNKFIEAIATGREALSLLGVTLPTDCDRETTFQEAEQVKLLLSDRLISDLANLPELLDPNQLFALRILSGLFAPVYIAQPALLPLKIFTMVKICIQHGNSPQAAIAYSLYGLLLCGMGEIDAGYQFGTLAVLMLERFPAKELKSRVYLTFSLFIKHWKDPIKSTLPLFQEGLVSGLETGNLEYVGYCANCYCQFLFWAGEHLDIAESESFKYCNLMAEIKQEVSLIWGKIWRQTVLNLQGKVNKPTLLLGSAFNEKTDLPGLIEYQNINGICYVYLAKTLLSYFFEDYQDASEFAQKFEEYEAGATGLAIIPLRNFYQSLSLLGLCSTAGESQKQEYLKKVSENQQQMQKWAEFAPSNYQHKYNLIEAEINRVLNREFAAFNLYDDAIKQAKENGYIQELALANELAAKFYLNWGKEKVAEAYMQEAYYCYAHWGAKAKTDDLEKRYTQLLQPIVQQQEHRFNPLLETIPTIAFSGTSACTNSSSTNVSDALDFTSVLKAAQAISSSIQLDELITNLTRIILENSGAKKSALILPVEDTWQVRAITFITYQENSQTQVKTILESQPLEQCQDIPIKIIYYVKNTQQTVIINNLETNIPGVIGEYMLKHQPKSVICTPIINQGYLVGIIYLENKLTQGVFTNDRLQVLKLLASQAAIALENARMYQQAQQALQDLQQAQLQIVQSEKMSALGNLVAGVAHEMNNPLGFISASLTQTKPSFADIIEHLRLYQQSLPNPNDEIINHAEEIDLDYLLDDVPKVIDSMEIACNRLSNISTSLRTFSRADKDYKVKFNIHEGIDSTILILKHRLKANEHRPAIEVMTNYGNLPKIECFPGQLNQVFMNILANAIDALDESNTGRSFTEIQTNPNLITITTSVQNKNVKISIADNGLGMSEEVKAKIFDHLFTTKGVGKGTGLGLAIARQIIVEKHEGIINVNSALGKGTEFEIQIPIYGDND is encoded by the coding sequence ATGACAAGAGAAAGTGATAAATTTTCCCACATTAATGGCTATGAATTCGTCGCCAAACTCTACCAAGGTTATAAAAGCGAAGTTTATCGCGCTATTAGAGTTGCGGATCAACAGGCTGTTGTCATCAAAATATTACGGTTGGAATTTCCTAGTTTCAACGAACTGTTGCAATTTCGCAACCAATATACTATTGCTAAACATCTTGATACTCCCGGTATCGTCTGTCCTTTAAGTTTAGAAGCTTACCGTAATAGCTATGCATTGGTAATGGAAGATTCTGGAGGAATTTCTTTAAAAGAATACACCAGCAATCAACCACTAGCATTGATCGAATTTTTGCAAATAGCACTGCAATTAACTGAGATTATTGACTATTTATACCAAAATCGCGTCATCCACAAAGATATTAAACCTGCGAATATTCTCATTCATCCAAAAACTCAAGAAGTTAAACTCATCGACTTTAGTATTGCTTCTTTATTACCTAGAGAAACCCAAACCATGATCAGTCCTAACGTTTTAGAAGGGACTTTAGCTTATTTATCCCCCGAACAAACAGGACGGATGAATCGGGGTATAGATTACCGCAGTGATTTTTATTCCTTGGGTGTAACATTTTTTGAACTACTGACAGGAAAATTACCGTTTAATTCTCATGAACCGATGGAGTTGGTACATTGTCATATTGCCAAACAACCGCCTTTAGTGAATGAAATTAACCCTGCAATTCCTCTAGTACTGGGTGAGATTGTGAGTAAATTAATGGCAAAAAATGCCGAAGACCGCTATCAAAGTGGCTTAGGTTTGAAATATGATTTGCAAAAATGTCTCGCTCAATTAAACGCTACCGGGAAAATTGCCTACTTCGATATTGGCAAACGAGATATATGCGATCGCTTCATTATCCCCGAAAAACTCTATGGGCGAGAAACAGAAGTTCAAACTTTACTCAGCGCGTTTGATCGCGTTGCCAATAATAACTCAGAATTGATGTTGGTTGCTGGTTTTTCTGGTACGGGAAAAACTGCTGTTGTCAATGAAATTCATAAACCAATTGTCAAACAACATGGGTATTTTATTAAAGGTAAGTTTGACCAGTTTAATCGTAACGTTCCTTTCTCTGCCTTTGTCCAAGCCTTGCGGGATTTGATGGGACAATTACTGACTGAAAGTGATAGCCAATTGCAACAATGGAAAACTCAAATTCTATCAGCATTAGGTGATAACGGACAGGTAATTATTGAAGTAATTCCCGAGTTAGAAGAGATTATTGGTACACAACCACCTGTACCAGAACTTTCTGGGAATGCAGCCCAAAATCGCTTTAATTTATTGTTTCAAAAATTTATTTCTACTTTCACTATTCCCGAACATCCTTTAGTAATTTTTCTGGATGATTTACAATGGGCAGATTTGGCTTCGCTAAAACTCATGCAACTCTTAATGAGTGAAGCCAATCGCGGCTATTTACTAATTATTGGTGCTTATCGAGATAACGAAGTTTCTCCTATTCACCCTTTAAGCTTAACTCTATTTGAAATTATCAAAACCAAAGCAACAGTCAACACCATTACTTTAAGCCCACTGAATAAATCTGATATTAATCTCCTGATAGCTGATACTCTTAGTTGTACTGAAGAGATTGCCCTCCCTTTAACAGAATTAGTCTATAAAAAAACTAAAGGTAATCCTTTTTTCAATAATCAATTTCTGAAAAAATTATATGAGGATGGGTTGATTACTTTTAATTTTGAGTTAGGCTATTGGCAATGCGACATTGCTGAAGTTACAGCCTTAGCTCTAACTGATGATGTGGTTGAATTTATGGCAATTCAGTTACAAAAGTTGCCACAAGCCACTCAAGATATTTTAAAATTAGCTGCTTGTATTGGTAACCGCTTTGACCTCAATACCCTAGCAATTATTTATCAGCATTCTCAAATTGAAACGGCTGCTGATTTATGGAAAGCTTTACAAGAAGGAGTGATTTTACCTAATAGTGAAGTTTATAAATTTTATCAGGAAACTGGGAAAGATTCTGACTCACAACCTTTTGCTAATGCCAGTTTCCAAGTTCCTACCTATAGATTTCTACACGACCGAGTACAGCAAGCATCTTACTCTTTAATTCCTGAAAATCAAAAACAAACAACTCACTTAAGTATTGGGCAGTTGTTACTGAAAAATACAGATGATGCAGACTTAGAAAACCGCATATTTAATATTGTTAATCAATTAAACTTAGGGATTGATTTAATTGTTGAACAAAATCAAAAAAATCAACTAGCTCAACTTAATTTAATTGCTGGTAATAGAGCTAAATCATCTACGGCTTATGCTGCGGCTGTGAGTTATTTCAGTATTGCTATGAAACTGCTAGCAGCTGATAGTTGGGATAGTGAATATGATTTGACTCTAGGACTTTACGAATCTGCGGCTGAATCAGAATATTTAAATACCAACTTTGATGCTTCTAAAAAATTAATCGATATCACCCTTCAGCACGCAAAAACAGCCTTAGAGAAAGTTAAAGTCTACGAAATTCAGATTCAATCGTACACCGCGCAAAATAAATTTATTGAAGCCATCGCGACAGGAAGGGAAGCCTTAAGCTTACTGGGTGTCACTTTACCAACAGACTGCGATCGCGAAACGACTTTCCAAGAAGCCGAACAAGTCAAACTGCTGTTAAGCGATCGCTTAATCAGCGACTTGGCTAATTTACCAGAACTCCTTGACCCCAATCAACTGTTCGCCTTGCGGATTCTCTCTGGCTTATTTGCACCAGTTTATATTGCTCAACCCGCATTGCTACCGTTAAAGATTTTCACAATGGTGAAAATTTGTATTCAACATGGTAACTCTCCCCAAGCTGCGATCGCCTATAGTTTGTATGGATTACTGTTGTGCGGTATGGGAGAAATTGATGCAGGTTATCAATTTGGTACTTTAGCAGTATTAATGTTAGAGCGTTTCCCAGCAAAAGAGCTAAAAAGTAGAGTTTATCTCACCTTCAGTTTATTTATTAAACACTGGAAAGACCCAATAAAATCTACATTACCATTATTCCAAGAAGGTTTAGTAAGTGGCTTAGAAACTGGGAATTTAGAATATGTAGGTTATTGCGCCAATTGCTATTGTCAGTTTCTCTTTTGGGCGGGAGAACATCTAGATATTGCTGAGTCTGAATCATTTAAATACTGCAACCTCATGGCAGAAATTAAGCAAGAGGTATCGTTAATTTGGGGTAAAATTTGGAGACAAACTGTCTTAAACTTACAAGGTAAAGTTAATAAACCTACGTTGCTTCTTGGTTCTGCTTTTAACGAAAAAACAGATTTACCGGGATTAATTGAATATCAAAATATTAACGGTATTTGTTATGTTTATCTAGCGAAAACTTTATTATCCTATTTCTTTGAAGACTACCAAGATGCATCTGAATTTGCTCAAAAATTTGAAGAATACGAAGCTGGTGCAACTGGTTTAGCAATTATTCCTCTGAGAAATTTTTACCAATCTCTCAGTTTACTTGGTTTATGCTCCACTGCTGGAGAATCACAAAAGCAAGAATATCTCAAAAAAGTCTCAGAAAATCAGCAGCAAATGCAGAAATGGGCAGAGTTCGCCCCAAGTAATTATCAGCATAAATATAATTTGATTGAAGCCGAAATAAATCGGGTTTTAAACAGAGAATTTGCTGCTTTTAATCTCTACGATGATGCTATTAAGCAAGCAAAAGAAAATGGCTATATTCAAGAATTAGCCCTTGCTAACGAACTTGCAGCAAAATTTTATCTCAACTGGGGTAAAGAAAAAGTTGCCGAAGCTTATATGCAAGAAGCTTATTACTGTTATGCTCATTGGGGAGCTAAAGCAAAAACTGATGACTTAGAAAAACGCTACACGCAACTGCTCCAACCAATTGTCCAACAACAAGAACACCGTTTCAATCCGCTACTAGAAACTATTCCTACTATTGCCTTTTCAGGGACTTCTGCATGTACTAACTCTTCTAGTACCAATGTTTCTGATGCTCTAGATTTTACCTCTGTCCTCAAAGCTGCTCAAGCTATCTCTAGTTCCATCCAATTAGATGAACTCATCACCAACCTTACCCGCATTATTCTAGAAAACTCTGGTGCCAAAAAATCTGCACTAATTCTTCCTGTAGAAGATACTTGGCAAGTCAGAGCAATTACCTTTATTACTTATCAAGAAAATTCCCAAACTCAAGTTAAAACTATTCTTGAATCACAGCCATTAGAGCAATGTCAAGATATTCCCATAAAAATTATCTATTATGTCAAAAATACTCAACAAACAGTCATCATCAATAATTTAGAAACTAATATTCCTGGCGTAATTGGGGAATATATGTTGAAGCATCAACCCAAGAGCGTTATTTGTACACCAATTATTAATCAAGGTTATTTAGTAGGCATTATCTATTTAGAAAATAAACTCACTCAAGGAGTATTTACTAATGACCGTTTGCAAGTGCTAAAATTACTTGCTTCCCAAGCAGCTATAGCATTAGAAAATGCGCGGATGTACCAACAAGCGCAACAAGCATTACAAGATTTACAACAAGCGCAATTACAAATAGTCCAAAGTGAAAAAATGTCAGCACTGGGAAATTTAGTTGCAGGGGTAGCCCATGAAATGAATAATCCTCTCGGCTTTATTTCTGCTAGCTTAACTCAAACTAAACCTAGCTTCGCAGATATTATAGAACATTTGAGACTTTACCAACAAAGCTTACCAAACCCTAACGACGAAATTATCAATCACGCAGAAGAAATTGATTTAGATTACCTATTAGATGATGTGCCCAAGGTAATTGATTCAATGGAAATTGCTTGTAATCGCCTGAGTAATATTAGCACCAGCTTAAGAACTTTTTCCCGTGCCGATAAAGATTACAAAGTAAAATTTAATATCCATGAAGGTATCGATAGCACAATTCTGATTCTTAAACATCGCCTCAAAGCTAACGAACACCGCCCAGCAATTGAAGTAATGACAAATTATGGCAATCTACCAAAAATAGAATGTTTTCCAGGGCAATTAAATCAGGTATTCATGAATATTTTAGCAAATGCCATTGATGCCTTAGATGAATCAAATACTGGACGGAGTTTTACAGAAATTCAAACCAATCCTAACCTGATTACAATTACTACATCTGTGCAAAATAAAAACGTAAAAATTTCTATTGCTGACAATGGACTGGGGATGTCAGAAGAAGTCAAAGCCAAGATTTTTGACCATTTATTTACTACTAAAGGTGTAGGTAAAGGAACAGGTTTAGGATTAGCGATCGCACGTCAAATTATTGTAGAAAAACATGAAGGCATCATTAATGTCAACTCTGCTCTAGGTAAGGGTACAGAATTTGAAATTCAGATTCCTATCTATGGCGATAATGACTAA
- a CDS encoding SDR family NAD(P)-dependent oxidoreductase, which produces MKYLQGKVTLVTGATRGIGKGIAIGLGEAGATVYITGRSLNNSNAQDDIGGNLNDTKLAVEAAGGVCIPIAVDHSDDEQVRSLFQRIEQEQDGKLDLLVNNVFSGVPALRKIGDQPFWDFDASLWDACNNVGLRSHYVASIFAARMMAKRQQGLICNISSWGGLSYIFGAAYGAGKAACDRLATDMAVELKPYNVASISLWPGIVGTEHISSIAAEMADSKSTDPKKSMFSDRYNWETPLLTGRVIAKLANDSTVISRTGHVHIVAELAQRYGVVDQEGNLPVSLRSLRFLLPMAIPQLRKNSWLIPDIKVPWSLLIVSSLSSPKI; this is translated from the coding sequence ATGAAATATCTCCAAGGAAAAGTCACATTAGTCACAGGAGCCACTAGGGGTATTGGTAAGGGAATTGCCATTGGACTAGGTGAAGCAGGCGCAACTGTATACATTACAGGGCGCAGCCTGAATAACTCTAATGCTCAGGATGATATTGGAGGTAATTTAAATGACACCAAATTAGCAGTAGAAGCAGCTGGCGGTGTCTGCATTCCGATTGCAGTCGATCACAGTGATGATGAGCAAGTGCGATCGCTTTTTCAACGCATTGAACAAGAACAAGATGGAAAGCTGGATTTGTTGGTAAATAATGTATTTTCAGGAGTCCCAGCTTTAAGAAAGATTGGTGATCAACCTTTTTGGGATTTTGACGCGAGTCTGTGGGATGCTTGCAACAATGTCGGTTTACGTAGTCACTATGTAGCAAGTATTTTTGCAGCCAGAATGATGGCTAAACGTCAACAAGGATTAATTTGTAATATTTCCTCTTGGGGTGGGCTGTCGTATATTTTTGGTGCAGCCTATGGTGCGGGTAAAGCCGCGTGCGATCGCCTCGCTACGGATATGGCTGTTGAACTAAAACCCTATAATGTGGCTTCAATCTCCCTTTGGCCGGGGATTGTGGGCACAGAACATATTAGCAGCATCGCCGCAGAAATGGCTGACAGCAAATCAACTGACCCGAAAAAATCCATGTTTAGCGATCGCTACAACTGGGAAACACCGCTATTAACAGGACGAGTAATTGCTAAACTAGCCAACGATTCCACAGTAATATCCCGTACAGGGCATGTACATATTGTTGCCGAATTAGCACAGCGATATGGAGTGGTAGATCAAGAAGGAAACCTACCTGTATCACTACGTTCTTTGCGGTTTCTGCTACCTATGGCAATACCACAACTGAGAAAAAATTCCTGGCTGATACCAGATATCAAAGTTCCTTGGTCACTGCTAATCGTGAGTAGCCTCAGTTCCCCGAAAATTTGA
- a CDS encoding universal stress protein, with protein MFERVLISTDFADGLHRLAHFVSSLGLAGIKQIVFLHVVPVWEKGAIPKVDTEKIAEAQTQLAAAVGEHNSDVEVKIEVQSGKPVENILKVAQTYQSELIILGSQSRSLFTEKLVGSTMSDLSHQTKIPLLVLRPQLISAYTDEELTLRCQHLFRSLLLPYNNTQSANYLVKQVKNLAEKQRGQSLQNCQLCWVIDDCGRQERPPKILPQQAQATLSQIKADLEGVNLQVKTEVREGNPVNQILETAFMADISAIAVSSETIGKLQEWLVSSFAAEILRQSWYPVIFFPFPGS; from the coding sequence ATGTTTGAAAGAGTTTTAATTTCCACAGATTTTGCTGATGGTTTGCACCGTCTGGCACATTTTGTTTCTAGCCTCGGGCTAGCAGGAATCAAGCAAATTGTGTTTTTGCACGTTGTACCAGTTTGGGAAAAAGGCGCTATTCCAAAAGTGGATACTGAGAAAATTGCAGAAGCACAAACGCAATTAGCAGCAGCAGTTGGTGAACATAATTCAGATGTAGAAGTAAAAATAGAAGTTCAATCAGGAAAACCAGTCGAAAACATTCTGAAAGTAGCGCAAACTTATCAATCTGAACTAATTATTTTAGGTTCTCAAAGTCGCAGCTTATTCACAGAAAAATTAGTGGGAAGTACGATGTCTGACTTATCCCACCAAACCAAAATTCCTCTATTAGTCTTACGTCCTCAGTTAATATCTGCCTATACTGACGAAGAATTAACACTGCGTTGTCAGCACCTTTTCCGTTCTTTACTACTTCCCTATAACAATACTCAATCAGCGAATTATCTGGTAAAACAGGTGAAAAATTTAGCAGAGAAACAGCGTGGCCAATCTCTGCAAAATTGTCAGCTTTGTTGGGTAATAGATGACTGTGGTCGTCAAGAAAGACCACCAAAAATTTTGCCACAGCAGGCGCAAGCAACTCTATCTCAAATTAAAGCTGATTTGGAAGGAGTAAATTTACAAGTCAAAACAGAAGTTCGGGAAGGAAACCCTGTAAATCAGATTTTAGAAACAGCTTTCATGGCTGATATTAGTGCAATTGCTGTGTCTTCCGAAACTATAGGTAAGCTCCAGGAATGGTTGGTTTCTAGTTTTGCGGCTGAAATCTTGCGTCAAAGCTGGTATCCTGTAATCTTTTTCCCATTCCCAGGAAGCTAA
- a CDS encoding ABC transporter ATP-binding protein gives MRGIGPVVAPEQQATNQLSTLRRFLQYLRPYRKEIPIALTLVMIGASTQAIGPFLLGWSVDHLIAQGNLQGLLLLLALLGVIYSLGVWAIRGQIMRVGWIMQRLLAQLRQDIFIKIQSLPLSFFDRSEAGDLMSRLLNDVNTVNQAFGQTIAQMLGNIFSLVGIVIAMLTINLQLGLLSNLVVPLMILTTSLFARWARARFRVTRQTIGELSAKLEEDIGSVREAQAFNRVHINIAEFDILNAANRDANVEAVAITAAFLPSIDFLNTLATAGVLAYGGYLAVTGGATVGVVTSFLLYVQQFFRPIQILSQFYTQAQSAFAGLERIFLLLDEPSQLNDVPDAIEMPPIQGEVTFEDVKFGYNPEQLVLKGVNLHAYPGQMIALVGPTGSGKTTIINLILRFYDVSDGAVKIDEIDVRSVTQASLRRQIGIVLQDNILFSGTVAENIAFGVPNATQADIEAAAQLANVHEFITSLPQGYTTQLGERGAPLSQGQRQLISIARAVLINPRILILDEATSSIDTRTEALVQSAIARLLQGRTSFVIAHRLSTVTQASQVLVIQQGQIVERGTHAELIAKQGVYANLYALQLGATAT, from the coding sequence ATGAGAGGTATCGGCCCAGTTGTTGCGCCTGAACAACAAGCAACTAATCAACTCTCAACCTTGCGGCGCTTTTTACAATACTTGCGACCTTACCGCAAAGAAATTCCCATTGCCTTGACATTAGTCATGATTGGTGCATCAACCCAGGCGATCGGGCCATTTCTACTTGGCTGGTCAGTGGATCACCTAATTGCACAGGGTAATTTGCAGGGATTGCTCTTGCTATTAGCCTTACTAGGGGTAATTTATAGCCTTGGTGTCTGGGCAATTCGCGGTCAAATTATGCGAGTTGGCTGGATTATGCAGCGCTTGCTGGCGCAACTACGACAAGATATTTTCATTAAAATTCAGAGTTTACCACTGAGCTTTTTTGACCGCAGTGAAGCTGGCGATTTGATGAGCCGTCTGCTAAATGATGTCAACACTGTCAATCAAGCATTTGGGCAAACAATCGCCCAAATGTTAGGTAATATTTTCAGTTTGGTGGGCATTGTGATTGCCATGCTGACAATCAATCTGCAACTTGGTTTGTTGAGTAACCTAGTTGTACCACTAATGATTTTAACTACCAGCTTGTTTGCTCGTTGGGCAAGAGCCAGATTTCGTGTCACTAGGCAAACCATCGGCGAACTTTCCGCCAAATTGGAAGAAGATATTGGTAGTGTGCGGGAAGCACAAGCATTTAACCGCGTACATATTAATATCGCCGAGTTTGACATTCTCAACGCTGCTAATCGGGATGCCAATGTGGAAGCTGTGGCAATTACTGCGGCATTTTTACCATCGATTGATTTTCTTAACACCCTAGCAACCGCAGGTGTTCTCGCCTATGGCGGCTATCTAGCTGTTACTGGTGGCGCAACAGTGGGTGTAGTGACATCCTTTTTACTGTATGTACAGCAGTTTTTCCGTCCTATTCAAATTCTTAGTCAGTTTTACACTCAAGCTCAGTCTGCATTTGCCGGATTAGAGCGAATTTTCCTACTTTTAGATGAACCATCCCAACTCAATGATGTTCCTGATGCCATTGAAATGCCACCAATTCAAGGAGAGGTAACTTTTGAGGATGTCAAATTTGGTTATAACCCAGAGCAACTAGTACTAAAAGGTGTAAATTTACACGCTTATCCAGGACAGATGATCGCCTTAGTCGGCCCTACTGGCTCAGGCAAAACCACCATTATTAACCTGATATTGCGCTTTTATGATGTCTCTGATGGCGCAGTCAAAATTGATGAAATCGATGTGCGGAGTGTGACGCAAGCTAGTTTGCGCCGTCAAATTGGCATTGTCCTGCAAGATAATATTTTATTTAGCGGTACTGTAGCGGAAAATATTGCCTTTGGTGTTCCTAACGCTACCCAAGCAGATATCGAAGCTGCAGCACAACTGGCAAATGTGCATGAGTTCATCACCTCATTACCCCAAGGTTACACCACTCAATTAGGTGAACGAGGCGCACCTCTCAGCCAAGGACAACGCCAACTAATTAGTATTGCCCGTGCAGTGTTGATTAACCCACGAATTTTGATACTTGATGAAGCTACCAGCAGTATAGACACCCGCACCGAAGCACTCGTACAAAGTGCGATCGCACGCTTGCTGCAAGGACGTACCAGCTTTGTCATTGCTCACCGCCTCAGTACTGTAACTCAGGCTTCCCAGGTGTTAGTCATTCAGCAAGGACAAATTGTCGAACGGGGAACTCATGCAGAACTAATTGCTAAACAAGGTGTCTATGCAAACTTGTATGCTCTTCAGTTGGGTGCAACTGCTACATAA
- a CDS encoding ABC transporter ATP-binding protein, with translation MQAIQRVLVSLRNYRWISLGALLSLLLLTVANAITPQLFRWGIDGGIIQQNLQIVLYSAAWMVVAAIARGLFNFGQSYWAEAASQGVAYDLRNKIFSKIQNLSFSYHDKAQTSQLLTRVTSDIEQIRTFIGTSLIQVIGAVVTLVTISVVLLIMNWRLALITLTVVPISGWLMARFISRNDRLFGQIQQQLGDLNAVLQENLVGIRVVKAFVRESAERSRYTGLNNALVTANMRTIDAIHNTFPFIFLLSNLVTLAVFGYGGAQVIGQRFSIGELVAFNSYLVLVLQPILLIGFAAPAIAQAAASAQRVYEVVDAAVEIRDRSDAIEFKTCGGRITFENVSFRYPGATTEALKDVSFETKPKELIAVLGMTGSGKSTVMNLIPRFYDVTKGAIRIDGRDVRDFTLKSLRAHIGIVFQETTLFSGTLRENIAYAKPNATLAEVIEAAKTAQIHDFIDGLPDGYETIVGERGIGLSGGQKQRIAIARTLLTDYSILILDDSTSAVDAKTAAQIQAELDNLMRRKACVTFVVAQRISTVKNADRILLIDKGKLVAQGTHEQLMQTSPLYGAILESQVKAKEKE, from the coding sequence ATGCAAGCCATCCAGCGTGTTTTGGTGAGCTTAAGAAATTATCGATGGATTTCCTTAGGAGCTTTATTAAGTCTCTTACTTTTGACAGTTGCGAATGCAATTACCCCCCAATTATTTCGCTGGGGAATTGATGGAGGTATTATCCAGCAAAATTTACAAATAGTGCTTTATAGTGCTGCATGGATGGTAGTTGCAGCGATCGCGCGGGGTTTGTTTAATTTTGGACAAAGCTATTGGGCAGAAGCGGCTTCTCAAGGTGTAGCCTATGATTTACGCAATAAGATTTTCAGCAAAATTCAAAATCTCAGTTTTAGCTATCACGACAAGGCGCAAACTTCGCAACTATTAACTCGGGTTACCAGCGACATTGAACAAATCCGCACCTTTATTGGTACTAGCTTAATTCAGGTAATTGGTGCAGTGGTGACATTGGTAACGATTTCGGTAGTTCTGCTAATCATGAACTGGCGATTGGCATTAATTACCTTAACAGTTGTGCCAATCTCAGGATGGTTAATGGCCAGATTTATTAGCCGCAATGACCGATTATTTGGTCAGATACAACAACAACTGGGTGATCTGAATGCAGTATTACAAGAAAATCTGGTAGGAATTAGGGTAGTTAAAGCTTTCGTGCGCGAGTCGGCGGAAAGGTCACGTTATACGGGACTAAATAATGCCCTCGTCACGGCTAACATGAGGACTATTGATGCTATCCACAATACCTTCCCCTTTATCTTTTTGCTGAGTAATTTAGTGACTCTGGCTGTTTTTGGCTATGGGGGAGCGCAAGTAATTGGTCAAAGGTTCTCGATTGGCGAACTGGTAGCTTTTAACTCCTATTTAGTTTTAGTATTGCAACCAATTTTATTAATTGGGTTTGCTGCACCTGCGATCGCACAAGCTGCGGCTTCAGCACAGCGAGTTTATGAAGTGGTAGACGCAGCCGTGGAAATTCGCGATCGCTCTGATGCAATTGAGTTTAAAACTTGTGGTGGTAGAATCACCTTTGAAAACGTCTCTTTCCGTTATCCCGGCGCTACAACCGAAGCCCTGAAGGATGTTTCTTTTGAAACCAAGCCGAAAGAACTGATCGCTGTTTTGGGAATGACAGGTTCCGGTAAAAGTACTGTGATGAACTTGATTCCCCGCTTTTATGATGTTACTAAAGGCGCAATTCGCATTGATGGGCGGGATGTGCGAGATTTTACCCTTAAAAGCTTAAGAGCGCATATTGGTATTGTTTTTCAAGAAACCACGCTATTTTCTGGCACTCTCCGCGAGAATATCGCTTACGCTAAACCCAACGCCACATTAGCAGAAGTCATTGAAGCCGCAAAAACTGCCCAAATTCATGATTTCATCGACGGTTTACCCGATGGCTACGAGACAATAGTCGGGGAGAGGGGTATCGGTTTATCGGGTGGACAAAAGCAACGGATTGCGATCGCTCGTACCCTACTCACCGATTACAGTATTCTGATTTTGGATGACAGTACCTCGGCTGTAGATGCCAAAACAGCAGCGCAAATCCAAGCCGAACTCGATAACTTAATGCGTCGCAAAGCATGTGTCACCTTTGTTGTGGCTCAACGCATTAGTACAGTCAAGAATGCCGATCGCATTTTGTTAATTGATAAAGGAAAGTTGGTAGCCCAAGGAACCCACGAACAATTAATGCAAACCAGCCCGCTTTACGGTGCAATTTTGGAATCTCAAGTCAAGGCTAAGGAGAAAGAATGA